Proteins co-encoded in one Christiangramia fulva genomic window:
- a CDS encoding metallophosphoesterase family protein produces MKKILLLSDTHGYIDDRILHYASLADEIWHAGDIGDLSVTDQLQKLKPLKGVYGNIDNATIRKEFPLNKRFMCEDVDVWITHIGGYPGRYSPPVKEEIKRNPPKLFISGHSHILKVMNDKNLHLLHMNPGAAGKQGFHKKRTMLRFEIHKANIQNLEVIELG; encoded by the coding sequence TTGAAAAAAATTCTTCTTCTCAGCGATACCCATGGATATATAGATGACCGAATTCTTCATTACGCCTCACTAGCCGATGAAATATGGCATGCCGGTGATATTGGAGATCTTTCGGTTACAGATCAGCTTCAGAAATTGAAGCCTCTGAAAGGAGTTTATGGAAATATCGATAATGCAACCATAAGAAAAGAGTTTCCGCTAAACAAAAGATTTATGTGTGAAGATGTAGATGTCTGGATCACGCATATTGGTGGTTATCCCGGAAGATATTCCCCTCCTGTTAAGGAAGAAATCAAAAGAAATCCGCCTAAATTATTCATTTCCGGCCATTCCCATATTCTGAAAGTAATGAACGACAAAAACCTTCATTTACTTCATATGAATCCCGGAGCAGCCGGGAAACAGGGGTTTCATAAAAAGCGAACCATGCTGCGGTTTGAAATTCACAAAGCGAATATTCAGAATCTGGAGGTGATCGAATTGGGCTGA
- a CDS encoding BT_3928 family protein, whose amino-acid sequence MKVITGIARVLVGVLFIFSGFIKLNDPVGFSYKLQEYFSEQVLDIQFLIPFALIIAIIIVIFELVLGIMLLIGYAPKFTTWCLLLMILFFTFLTFYSAYYNKVTDCGCFGDAIPLTPWQSFYKDVALLLFILVLFFNRKYITPIFAPASHRWIIFASFMLCFAFCYYVLMHLPVFDFRPYKVGNNIPEKMKLPEEARKAEVTYHWKFKVDGEEKVITNHGAYPQVDGEFIGVETKQSEENMIPPIHDFVIEGEEGDITQEVLNAPKVLLIVVYNIRSTELEGYKEIKRLSDEALDKGYMVLGLTASGEKLQQKLRKKYNLNFKFYQTDETALKTIVRSNPGILTLENGTITQKVHWYDASDIKL is encoded by the coding sequence ATGAAGGTAATTACAGGTATCGCCAGAGTGCTGGTTGGAGTTCTTTTTATTTTTTCCGGATTTATCAAACTCAACGATCCCGTAGGTTTTTCGTATAAACTACAGGAATATTTCAGCGAACAGGTACTTGATATCCAGTTTTTAATTCCCTTCGCATTAATAATTGCCATTATCATCGTCATTTTTGAACTGGTGCTCGGGATCATGCTTTTAATAGGCTATGCGCCAAAATTCACTACCTGGTGCCTGTTGCTCATGATCCTCTTTTTTACATTCCTGACTTTTTATTCGGCATACTATAATAAAGTGACAGATTGCGGCTGTTTTGGCGATGCCATTCCTCTCACGCCCTGGCAGTCATTCTATAAAGATGTGGCTTTGCTGCTGTTCATTCTCGTGTTGTTTTTTAACAGGAAATATATCACGCCTATTTTCGCACCGGCATCGCACCGCTGGATCATTTTTGCTTCTTTCATGCTTTGTTTTGCATTTTGCTATTATGTGCTGATGCATCTGCCGGTTTTCGATTTCAGGCCTTATAAAGTTGGAAATAATATTCCGGAGAAAATGAAATTACCCGAAGAGGCGAGAAAAGCTGAGGTAACTTACCACTGGAAATTCAAAGTTGATGGTGAGGAAAAGGTGATCACCAATCATGGAGCCTATCCGCAGGTTGATGGTGAATTTATTGGAGTGGAGACAAAACAGTCTGAAGAAAATATGATCCCTCCAATTCACGATTTTGTCATCGAAGGTGAAGAAGGGGATATAACGCAGGAAGTATTGAATGCGCCCAAAGTTTTGCTGATCGTTGTTTATAACATTAGATCAACCGAGCTTGAAGGCTATAAAGAGATAAAGCGTTTGAGCGATGAAGCCCTTGATAAAGGATATATGGTGTTGGGGCTAACCGCTTCCGGTGAAAAACTTCAGCAGAAGCTCAGGAAAAAGTACAACCTTAACTTCAAATTTTATCAGACTGATGAAACGGCCTTAAAGACCATTGTGCGTTCCAATCCAGGAATCCTCACCCTCGAAAATGGTACTATCACCCAAAAAGTTCACTGGTATGATGCTTCCGATATAAAATTATAA
- the tpiA gene encoding triose-phosphate isomerase, whose protein sequence is MRKNIVAGNWKMNNDLAEAEELIGHIKMQLVKEPEATVMVAPSFTNLYPVFQALKNTPVIVAAQNMSEHEKGAYTGEISADMLKSVGVETVILGHSERRAYFKETNELLAKKVKTAIEKEMTVIFCFGEELEERKSERHFEVVERQLKESLFNLPKSAWKNIILAYEPVWAIGTGETASPEQAQEIHKHVRELISKNIGSEVAENTSILYGGSVKPDNAKEIFAKEDVDGGLIGGASLKAVDFVEIVNSF, encoded by the coding sequence ATGAGAAAAAATATAGTAGCCGGAAACTGGAAAATGAATAACGACCTTGCTGAAGCCGAAGAGCTTATAGGTCATATCAAAATGCAACTGGTAAAAGAACCAGAAGCAACGGTCATGGTAGCCCCTTCTTTTACTAATTTATATCCAGTTTTTCAGGCTTTAAAAAATACTCCGGTGATTGTGGCCGCTCAAAATATGAGCGAACATGAAAAAGGCGCGTATACTGGTGAAATTTCAGCTGATATGTTGAAAAGTGTGGGCGTGGAGACTGTCATTCTTGGGCATAGTGAGCGAAGGGCCTATTTTAAGGAAACGAATGAGCTACTTGCTAAAAAGGTAAAAACGGCTATAGAAAAAGAGATGACCGTAATTTTCTGTTTTGGCGAAGAACTGGAAGAACGTAAGAGTGAGAGGCATTTTGAAGTTGTGGAAAGGCAATTAAAAGAAAGTCTTTTTAATCTTCCCAAAAGCGCCTGGAAAAATATCATTCTCGCCTATGAACCGGTGTGGGCAATAGGTACGGGCGAAACAGCTTCTCCCGAGCAGGCACAGGAAATCCATAAGCATGTACGGGAATTGATTTCAAAAAATATCGGTTCAGAAGTGGCTGAAAATACATCCATTCTATATGGAGGTAGTGTAAAACCCGATAATGCCAAAGAAATTTTTGCCAAAGAAGATGTAGATGGTGGACTCATAGGAGGTGCCAGTCTAAAAGCGGTAGATTTTGTGGAGATCGTAAATTCATTCTAA
- the cdaA gene encoding diadenylate cyclase CdaA: MDIIDLRILDILDIVFVALLLYYVYKLVRGTVAVNIFIGIVVIYLVWLLTKLLQMELLSSVLGEFIGVGVFALIVVFQQEIRKFLLMIGSTNFTQRGRFFRNFRINREDFETKTNVEAIVGACESMGNSYTGALMVIQKSNKLDFVKNTGDKMWIELNQPIIESIFFKNSPLHDGAMIIEDNKITATRVILPVSNDRTIPLRFGLRHRAAVGITEKTDALAVVVSEETGQTSYIKDGQFVMFETMEELKEKLKEDLN, encoded by the coding sequence TTGGACATCATAGATCTTCGAATTCTCGATATCCTGGATATTGTTTTTGTTGCCCTTCTCTTATACTACGTATACAAGCTGGTACGCGGTACGGTAGCCGTAAATATTTTTATAGGTATTGTAGTGATTTACCTGGTCTGGCTGCTAACAAAGCTGCTCCAAATGGAATTGCTCAGCAGCGTTCTTGGTGAATTTATAGGGGTTGGTGTTTTTGCGCTGATCGTGGTTTTCCAACAGGAAATAAGGAAATTCCTTTTAATGATCGGCTCTACCAATTTTACGCAACGGGGGCGCTTTTTCCGAAATTTTCGTATTAACAGGGAAGATTTTGAGACCAAAACAAATGTCGAAGCTATTGTGGGTGCCTGTGAATCAATGGGAAATTCTTATACAGGTGCTTTGATGGTCATACAAAAAAGCAATAAGCTTGATTTTGTTAAAAATACGGGTGATAAAATGTGGATTGAGCTAAATCAGCCAATTATTGAATCCATTTTCTTTAAAAACAGTCCGCTTCACGATGGAGCAATGATCATCGAAGATAATAAGATCACTGCTACCAGGGTTATTCTGCCGGTTTCTAATGACCGCACCATTCCTTTAAGATTCGGATTGCGCCACCGGGCAGCCGTTGGGATCACTGAAAAGACCGATGCACTTGCTGTGGTGGTGAGCGAGGAGACCGGACAAACTTCCTATATCAAAGACGGACAGTTCGTAATGTTTGAAACCATGGAAGAATTAAAGGAAAAGCTGAAAGAAGATCTTAACTAA
- a CDS encoding DUF1599 domain-containing protein, whose amino-acid sequence MQDTSKQYDAVIEVCRSLFLNKMKDYGCAWRILRLPSLTDQIFIKAQRIRKLQESDVRKIEEDEKSEFIGIINYSVMALIQLEKGIAGQPDLTVEEATRLYDEKISETRQLMMDKNHDYGEAWRDMRISSLTDLIIQKLLRVKQIEDNKGKTLVSEGIDANYQDMINYSVFAMIHFSEAEGAEK is encoded by the coding sequence ATGCAGGATACTTCCAAACAATACGATGCGGTGATAGAAGTTTGCCGCAGTTTGTTCTTGAATAAAATGAAAGATTACGGCTGTGCCTGGCGAATTCTCAGGCTGCCTTCGCTTACCGATCAGATCTTTATAAAAGCGCAGCGCATAAGGAAACTTCAGGAAAGTGATGTAAGAAAGATCGAGGAAGATGAGAAATCTGAATTTATAGGAATTATAAATTATTCGGTGATGGCCCTTATTCAGCTGGAAAAGGGAATTGCCGGCCAGCCAGACCTGACTGTCGAGGAAGCTACCCGGCTTTATGATGAAAAAATCTCCGAAACCAGGCAGCTGATGATGGATAAGAATCACGATTATGGCGAGGCCTGGCGGGATATGCGAATAAGCTCCCTTACCGATTTGATCATTCAGAAATTACTGCGTGTAAAGCAAATTGAAGACAATAAAGGAAAAACCCTGGTAAGTGAAGGCATTGATGCCAACTACCAGGATATGATCAATTATTCGGTTTTCGCGATGATACATTTCAGTGAGGCCGAAGGAGCGGAAAAATAA
- the folP gene encoding dihydropteroate synthase: protein MFINCKGTLLDLSEPKVMGIINITPDSFYSGSRANSDKEILKKSEQMLNEGATFLDLGAYSSRPDAEDISEGDELKRMLPSIEIILKEFPEAILSIDTFRSDVAKRSIEAGGAIINDISAGILDDKMLKTVADLQVPYIMMHMKGTPQTMKAQNQYEDLVGDILFYFSERIAEARKLGINDLIIDPGFGFAKNIAQNFELLAKLELFKNLELPLLAGLSRKSMIWKKLRIAPEDALNGTTSLNTIALLKGASILRVHDVKEALECIKLTAEVSNLF, encoded by the coding sequence ATGTTTATCAACTGCAAAGGCACTCTTTTAGATCTTTCCGAACCCAAAGTCATGGGAATTATCAATATCACACCCGATTCTTTTTACAGCGGAAGCCGGGCAAATTCTGATAAGGAAATTCTGAAAAAATCCGAACAGATGCTGAATGAAGGAGCTACTTTTCTCGATCTTGGCGCATACAGCAGCAGGCCCGATGCAGAGGATATTTCTGAAGGAGATGAATTAAAAAGAATGCTTCCGAGCATTGAAATTATTTTAAAAGAATTTCCTGAAGCTATTTTATCCATCGATACCTTCCGAAGTGACGTTGCAAAAAGAAGTATCGAGGCTGGCGGTGCGATCATCAATGATATTTCAGCAGGCATTTTAGATGACAAAATGCTGAAAACAGTGGCTGATTTGCAGGTGCCCTATATTATGATGCATATGAAAGGTACGCCCCAAACCATGAAAGCTCAGAACCAGTATGAAGACCTTGTAGGTGATATTTTGTTTTATTTTTCTGAAAGAATCGCGGAAGCACGAAAACTTGGAATTAACGACCTAATTATCGATCCCGGCTTCGGATTCGCTAAAAACATCGCACAAAATTTTGAATTATTAGCTAAGCTCGAACTTTTTAAGAACCTGGAACTCCCGCTGCTGGCAGGACTTTCCCGCAAAAGCATGATCTGGAAAAAGCTCAGGATCGCTCCAGAAGATGCTTTAAACGGCACTACGAGTCTTAATACCATAGCTCTTTTAAAAGGAGCTTCCATTCTTCGGGTTCATGATGTAAAAGAAGCTTTAGAATGCATCAAATTAACCGCTGAAGTATCAAACTTATTTTAG
- a CDS encoding ABC transporter ATP-binding protein: MASKTGNAFDMDLFKRLLKYTNPYKRIFYFVAISAVLLSLFGVLRPILLQETVDNALLPADYDSLIYYVSLMMGVLVLEVIFQFSFIYYANWLGQEVVRDIRVKLFRHMLNFKMSYYDKSAVGRLVTRAVSDIETIASIFSQGLFMIISDLLKMLVVLGVMFYKSWQLTLLVLTVLPFIIYATRVFQKKMKLAFEEVRTQVANLNTFVQERITGMKIVQLFTREKTEYENFKEINDKHRKAWVKTVWYNSIFFPIAEMSTSITIGLIVWFGGLRVITGDGMTLGIIVAFIELSQMLFRPLRQIADKFNTLQMGMVAANRVFGILDTQASIEDTGDLEIEKLKGEIEFKNVHFSYVDDEEVLKGISFKVEPGETVAIVGATGAGKSTIINLLSRFYEISSGSICVDGIDIKNIKLQSLRAQIAVVLQNVFLFADTIMNNINLEDPEISDEDVINAAKQIGIHEFISSLPNGYYYNVKERGAMLSSGQRQLISFLRAYVSNPSILVLDEATSSVDSYSEQLIQEATEKITEGRTSIVIAHRLATIKKADKIIVMDQGEIVEIGKHTDLLQKNNGYYRKLYEVQFKAEEAV, translated from the coding sequence ATGGCATCAAAAACAGGAAATGCTTTCGATATGGATCTATTTAAGCGGCTGCTTAAATATACCAATCCGTACAAGCGTATTTTTTATTTTGTTGCTATTTCAGCGGTACTTTTATCCTTATTCGGCGTATTAAGACCTATCCTTCTTCAGGAAACTGTAGATAATGCGCTCCTGCCAGCCGATTATGACAGCCTTATCTATTATGTAAGTCTGATGATGGGAGTGCTTGTGCTTGAAGTGATCTTCCAGTTTAGTTTTATCTATTATGCCAACTGGCTTGGCCAGGAAGTGGTACGAGATATTCGGGTAAAATTATTCAGGCATATGCTCAATTTCAAGATGAGCTATTATGATAAATCGGCTGTGGGCAGGCTCGTTACCAGGGCAGTTAGTGATATTGAAACCATCGCCAGTATCTTTAGCCAGGGCTTATTCATGATCATTAGTGACCTTTTAAAAATGCTGGTCGTTTTAGGGGTGATGTTCTATAAAAGCTGGCAACTTACGCTGCTGGTACTTACCGTTTTACCGTTTATTATTTATGCTACCCGTGTTTTTCAGAAGAAGATGAAACTGGCTTTTGAGGAAGTAAGAACACAGGTGGCCAATTTAAATACTTTTGTCCAGGAACGGATCACGGGAATGAAGATCGTTCAGCTTTTCACCCGCGAGAAAACCGAATATGAGAATTTTAAAGAGATCAATGATAAACATAGAAAAGCATGGGTAAAGACGGTATGGTATAATTCAATTTTCTTTCCAATCGCTGAAATGTCAACTTCAATAACCATCGGCCTGATTGTTTGGTTTGGTGGTTTAAGGGTGATCACGGGTGATGGCATGACCCTGGGTATTATTGTGGCTTTTATTGAACTATCGCAGATGCTTTTCCGTCCGTTACGGCAAATTGCCGATAAATTCAATACCCTGCAAATGGGAATGGTCGCTGCAAACCGGGTTTTTGGAATTTTGGATACTCAAGCTTCCATTGAAGATACCGGTGATCTGGAAATTGAAAAACTTAAAGGGGAGATCGAATTCAAAAATGTTCATTTCAGCTATGTTGATGATGAAGAGGTTTTAAAAGGAATTTCCTTTAAGGTTGAACCGGGCGAAACTGTTGCCATTGTTGGCGCTACCGGCGCGGGTAAATCGACTATTATCAACCTTCTCAGCCGTTTTTATGAGATCAGTTCCGGTAGTATATGTGTTGACGGGATCGATATAAAAAACATTAAACTCCAGTCTTTACGGGCACAAATTGCGGTAGTGCTTCAGAATGTGTTTTTGTTTGCCGATACTATCATGAATAATATCAACCTGGAAGATCCTGAAATTTCAGATGAAGATGTCATCAACGCGGCCAAACAAATCGGGATTCATGAATTTATCAGCTCCCTTCCAAATGGCTATTATTATAATGTAAAGGAAAGAGGCGCGATGCTTTCTTCGGGTCAGCGGCAATTGATCTCCTTTCTTAGGGCTTATGTTAGTAATCCCAGTATTCTCGTTTTAGATGAAGCGACTTCTTCCGTAGATTCTTATAGCGAACAGCTTATCCAGGAAGCGACGGAGAAAATTACCGAAGGCCGCACTTCCATAGTTATTGCCCACCGACTGGCTACCATCAAAAAAGCCGATAAAATTATTGTAATGGACCAGGGTGAAATTGTTGAAATTGGCAAACACACTGACCTGCTTCAGAAAAATAACGGTTATTATCGCAAACTTTATGAAGTGCAGTTTAAGGCTGAAGAAGCGGTTTAG
- the truA gene encoding tRNA pseudouridine(38-40) synthase TruA, translating to MRYFIDLSYFGKAYHGWQIQPNAISVQEVLEKNLSRLFPSTIEVVGAGRTDAGVHAKQLFAHFDTEQDFDLQELKYKLNTMLPKDIAISDIFEVKADVHARFDAISRSYEYHIIQKKDAFMADFAWALYQDLDFIKMNQAAEILKEYTNFKCFSRSRTDVKTYNCRIDLAEWKRGENTLVFYIKADRFLRNMVRAIVGTLIEIGQSKYPVSHMHKVIKSEDRGMAGASVPAHGLYLTKIEYPKNIRI from the coding sequence TTGAGGTATTTTATAGATCTCTCATATTTTGGAAAAGCTTATCACGGATGGCAAATTCAGCCAAATGCGATAAGCGTCCAGGAAGTTCTTGAAAAAAATCTGAGCAGGCTCTTTCCTTCAACAATCGAAGTGGTAGGAGCGGGAAGGACTGATGCCGGAGTTCATGCCAAACAACTCTTTGCCCATTTTGATACTGAGCAAGATTTCGATTTGCAGGAGTTGAAGTACAAGCTGAATACCATGCTTCCAAAAGATATCGCGATTTCAGATATTTTTGAAGTTAAGGCAGATGTTCATGCACGGTTCGATGCGATTTCAAGGAGCTATGAGTATCATATCATTCAGAAAAAAGATGCTTTTATGGCCGATTTTGCCTGGGCTTTATATCAGGATCTTGATTTTATAAAAATGAATCAGGCTGCTGAAATTTTAAAAGAATACACTAATTTCAAATGTTTTTCGCGTAGCCGCACCGATGTAAAAACTTATAACTGCCGTATTGACCTGGCAGAATGGAAAAGAGGAGAAAATACACTGGTTTTTTATATTAAAGCCGACAGATTTCTCCGAAACATGGTTCGGGCGATCGTTGGAACTTTAATAGAAATAGGTCAGAGTAAATATCCGGTCTCGCATATGCACAAGGTCATCAAAAGTGAAGACCGGGGAATGGCTGGAGCTTCGGTTCCTGCACATGGATTGTATTTAACAAAAATCGAATACCCAAAAAATATCAGAATTTAA
- a CDS encoding DUF4293 domain-containing protein: MLQRIQTVYLLLAVIVSAGLIFVFPVWETSEGTEVYAIDQLLIFGMFLASAALSLVSIFMFKNRKLQFVLGRLNIILNLFLLGVFVYWSLSLPGEMDISEKGIGMFLPIVSIVLLVLANKAIKRDEDLVKSVDRLR; the protein is encoded by the coding sequence ATGCTTCAAAGAATACAGACGGTTTATTTATTACTGGCAGTAATTGTAAGTGCCGGCCTCATTTTTGTTTTCCCGGTTTGGGAAACATCTGAGGGGACTGAAGTTTACGCAATAGACCAATTGCTTATATTTGGAATGTTCCTTGCCTCAGCAGCTTTGTCGCTGGTGAGTATTTTTATGTTTAAAAACAGGAAGCTCCAGTTTGTTCTGGGCCGCCTGAATATCATATTAAATCTTTTTTTACTAGGAGTGTTTGTGTATTGGTCTCTAAGTTTACCTGGAGAAATGGATATTTCAGAGAAGGGTATTGGGATGTTCCTTCCCATTGTTTCTATCGTTTTACTTGTTCTGGCCAATAAGGCCATTAAAAGGGACGAAGATCTCGTAAAATCTGTAGACCGATTGCGATAA
- the rho gene encoding transcription termination factor Rho: MFEISELKAKKLPELKEIAQSLNVPKYKTMKKLDLVYQILDYQAANPKKVKEVLTEENQDTTKSQEKKPKGKIGSNKRPPKSSPSKPSPDKSKEKDSSSKKDESQSAPKSQGNKGNPGKKDNRGRTDNRSSNRNDNRNDNRNDNRNDNRGDNRNDNRNDNRSDHKKSSHDNNGNRDNRNRYREPDYEFDAIIESEGVLDIMQDNYGFLRSSDYNYLTSPDDIYVSQSQIRLFGLKTGDTVQGQIRPPKEGEKYFPLIKINKINGLDPQVVRDRVSFEHLTPLFPKEKFNIAEKQSTVSTRVMDLFAPIGKGQRGMIVSQPKTGKTMLLKDIANAIAANHPEVYQIILLIDERPEEVTDMQRNVKGEVVASTFDKEAHEHVRVANIVLEKAKRLVECGHDVVILLDSITRLARAYNTVQPASGKVLSGGVDANALHKPKRFFGAARNIENGGSLSIIATALTETGSKMDEVIFEEFKGTGNMELQLDRRISNRRIFPAIDLVSSSTRRDDLLLDEKTVQRMWVLRKYLADMNPVEAMEFINDRIKQARNNEEFLISMNG, encoded by the coding sequence ATGTTTGAAATTTCAGAATTAAAAGCTAAAAAGCTTCCTGAACTTAAGGAGATTGCTCAATCTCTAAACGTTCCCAAGTACAAAACAATGAAGAAGTTAGACCTGGTTTACCAGATTCTTGACTATCAGGCTGCAAATCCTAAAAAGGTGAAAGAAGTACTTACCGAAGAAAACCAGGACACCACCAAGAGCCAGGAAAAGAAACCTAAAGGCAAGATAGGCAGCAACAAAAGGCCGCCTAAATCTTCTCCATCTAAACCTTCTCCAGATAAAAGTAAGGAAAAGGATTCTTCATCTAAAAAAGACGAGAGTCAAAGCGCTCCTAAAAGCCAGGGAAACAAAGGAAATCCAGGTAAAAAAGACAATCGCGGCCGTACCGACAACCGTAGTTCCAATCGCAATGATAACAGGAACGACAATCGCAATGACAACAGGAACGATAACCGTGGTGACAATCGTAATGATAATCGTAACGACAACCGCAGCGATCATAAGAAAAGCAGCCATGATAACAATGGCAATCGCGACAATCGTAATCGCTATCGAGAGCCTGATTATGAATTTGATGCCATTATAGAAAGCGAAGGAGTTCTGGATATTATGCAGGACAACTATGGTTTCCTAAGATCGTCAGATTATAATTACCTTACTTCACCTGATGATATTTACGTATCACAGTCGCAAATTCGTTTATTCGGACTTAAAACCGGAGATACTGTTCAGGGACAAATTCGTCCGCCTAAAGAGGGTGAAAAATATTTCCCTCTGATCAAGATCAATAAAATAAACGGCCTTGACCCTCAGGTGGTAAGGGATCGCGTTTCTTTTGAACATCTTACTCCTCTATTTCCAAAAGAAAAATTCAATATAGCTGAAAAGCAAAGCACAGTTTCAACCCGTGTGATGGATCTTTTTGCGCCCATCGGAAAAGGACAAAGAGGAATGATCGTTTCTCAGCCTAAAACGGGTAAAACCATGTTGCTGAAAGACATCGCAAATGCTATAGCCGCCAATCATCCCGAGGTTTATCAAATCATTTTGCTGATCGATGAACGCCCGGAAGAGGTGACCGATATGCAGCGAAATGTAAAAGGCGAGGTCGTGGCTTCAACTTTTGATAAAGAAGCACACGAGCACGTTCGGGTTGCAAATATTGTTCTTGAAAAAGCAAAAAGACTTGTAGAATGTGGTCACGATGTGGTTATCCTTTTAGATTCTATCACCCGTTTGGCCAGAGCATATAATACTGTTCAACCAGCCAGTGGTAAAGTACTAAGTGGTGGTGTAGACGCAAATGCGCTTCATAAGCCGAAGAGATTTTTCGGTGCCGCACGAAATATAGAGAATGGAGGTTCGTTATCTATTATAGCGACTGCCCTTACCGAAACAGGTTCGAAGATGGATGAAGTGATCTTTGAAGAATTTAAGGGAACCGGTAATATGGAACTTCAGTTAGACCGAAGAATTTCAAACCGAAGAATTTTCCCTGCTATCGATCTTGTTTCTTCAAGTACACGTCGCGACGACCTGCTGCTTGATGAGAAAACGGTACAA